The window TGCTCGTGTCGACATGGACTGCCAAAGCTCAAGTTCAACAGAATCCGTGATGAAGCGAACCGAACCATCCAGCAACGACACGTGAACACCACCCTGGTGATAACTTCGAGAAGTGACCGCTGCGTAGGTGCGAACACCTGCCGGAGGCGACTTGCCTTCCCGCATGTTGGTGAAGTCAATGTCGTATTCCACGCCAGAGATCTCGCACAGAACTTTTTTGTTCGGTGAAAAGACTGTCGTCACACCGGCCTGGTGCACACGGCCATCAATCCATTCGGTGTGTCCCGTCTCAGTTTTGAAATCACCACCCAGAGCACAAATCTCGTCCGTGTTGATCGGCATCGTCATCGTTCCGCTGTGCTTCGCGTCACGAGCATACGGTGTCCAACCCTTGACTTCCGCCAGAGCCATTGTGTTGCTGGTCCCGTCCAAACAATCGCGAAATCCAAGGTAGCGACCGGGAACGAACATCCCATCGCCCACCTGATTCGTGGCTTCATCCAGCACAAACCAAACACCCTCGTTGGTGGCGTAATTCAGTTTGTAATACTGTGGGCCGGACGATCCAAAGCGAGGGTTATCCCGCGGATCGCTGGGGCACTGATATGCAGCGACCCGAAACGACGATGTGGGAACTTGAACGCCGTCAATCGTCAAATAGGACTCTCCGTAATCACGGCTGAAGTCGACCCCTTCGGACAAAGCGGCTTCCTCGAGAAACGGAAGAATGCGAGCCTGCATTGACCACCCCGATCCCTGCCCCGGGTTCGTCCAAGCCGGCGGCAGCTTTTTGTAGGCCGACTCGTAGTTGTGGATTGCGAGAGAGACTTGTTTGAGATTGTTGCCACAGCTCATCCGCCGGGCGGCCTCGCGGGCGGCTTGAACGGCGGGCAGCAACAATCCGACCAGAACGCCAATGATGGCGATCACAACCAACAGTTCCACCAAAGTGAACCCAGGCCGCATCGTCGCGGGGGATTGATTCGTCGAAGGGGCGGTGATGAGTTTCGATGGTGCGAGCGAGCGCATGCAATTGTCCCGAAAACAGGTTTTCGTTGAAGAACAAGCATGGCTGGCGAGAAGTCGCGGCCGATGAAAGGGGCAATCTGGCAAACGAACGCGATTTCGTTTGCTTGTCAGATACGTGAGGCATCGGGGCGTTCTTCGATGGCTGGCTAGCTTTTGAAGGTGATCCGGGGGACTCTAATGCGATCGACTCGCATTATCAAACCCTTCATGGCCAGAAGGCTCAAAACACATCCCCCTCTTTCGGTTCTCAGCTGGCAATGCCGACTGGCCGCCAACTGGTAGGAGGGGATTTCGCCAGCGTTTGAGCCCCTCGCCCTTGAACATTCCACCTGGTTTAACGTAATATCTGGGATTCGACCGACAGCGAATTCACTTGACCGACGGTTCTGTCGAAAACCACCGTCGTAACACCCTCATTGGCTCGAGTTTGAACGTCATGCAAGACGGCATTCACCCCAACTACCAAGAAACGTCCGTCACCTGCGGTTGCGGCAACACTTTCACCACCCGCAGCACGCGTCCCGAGCTGAAAATCGACATTTGCAGCGAGTGCCATCCGTTCTACACCGGCAAACTGAAATACGTTGACACCGCCGGTCGTATCGACAAGTTCCAGAAGAAATTTGCTGCTGGTACCTACGGATCGTTGCAAAAGAAGAAGGCTAAGAAAGCCACCAAATGAGCGGATCTATCCGCGACATCCTCGAGGAAAAACTGGCGCGTTTCGAGAAACTCGAAAACGACATGTCCGACCCGGAAGTTCTCTCCGACGGTGCTCGCATGAGCGCGACGGCCCGAGAACACGGTGGACTGAACCGCTTGGCCAACCAATACCGGACCTTCAAACGCCTGACGGACGAAATCCATCAGTGCGTGGCGATGGTCGCGGACGCTGAGGATGTCGATGAACGAGAAATGGCGGAATCCGAGATGGAATCGCTCCGGAAGGAACGCGAAACCGTTTGGGAAGATCTGCTTTCACTGACCGTTGGCGGCGAAGACTCTCACCGCACGCGGTGCGTGATGGAAATCCGCGCCGGCACGGGCGGCGATGAAGCAGCCCTGTTCGCACGTGACTTGTTCGAAATGTACACCCGCTACGCCGAAAAAGTGGGTTGGAAGACCGAACTGATGGACGCCAGCCCCACCGAAATGGGCGGCTTCAAAGATGTCACGTTGACCCTCGAAGGCGACAATGTCTTTCGTGACCTGCAGTACGAATCCGGTGGTCACCGTGTCCAACGCGTTCCTGAAACGGAAACACAAGGTCGCGTGCACACCTCCGCCGCAACTGTCGCGGTGATGCCCGAACCGGAAGATGTCGAAATCGATCTGAAACCAGACGATTACCGCAAAGACTTCTTCGGTGCTTCCGGCCCCGGCGGCCAGCACGTCAACAAAACCGACTCGGCCGTGCGACTGACTCACCATGAAACAGGCATCGTCGTGCAATGCCAGGACGAGAAAAGCCAGCACAAAAACCTGGCGAAAGCCCTCCGCGTTTTGAAGGCTCGGATCTACGAGAAAAAGCGTGAAGAAGAAGCTGCCAAGCAAGCTGAGGCACGCAAAGGATTGATCGGTTCCGGCGACCGAAGCCAACGCATCCGAACGTACAACTTCCCGCAAAATCGGTTGACCGATCACCGCATCAACCTAACGATTTACAAACTCGATCAAATCATCGCGGGCGATCTCAATCCTGTTACCGAAGCGTTGATCGAATATGATCGCGATCAACTCCGCGGCGACATGATTGACTAATTTATGGCTGAAACCAGCAACGACACCCCGTGGACCGTCATGCGTCTGCTGGAATGGACCACGGACTTCTTCCGGAAAAAGGGTAGCGAATCGCCGCGATTGGATGCGGAAATCCTGCTCGCCCATGCGCGTGGTTGCCAACGCATTGAGCTCTACACGTCGTTCGATAAAGTCCCCGAAGAAGAACAACGCGTCGCCTTTCGCGAACTCGTTCGACGACGCGGTGAAGGCGCCCCCGTCGCCCAACTGGTCGGCTACCGTGAGTTCTACTCGATCTCCATTCGCGTCGACGAGAACGTGTTGGTGCCCCGGCCCGAAACTGAGCACTTGGTCATCGAAGCCATCGACCAAATCAAAGGTCGTCTGTCAGACCGCCCCAGCCCAACGGTGCTGGACATCGGAACCGGCAGCGGAGCGATCGCGGTTGCAATCGCCAAGTCGCTGCCCAAGACGCAAGTCACCGCCGTCGACATCAGCTTGACCGCTCTCGACATCGCCAAATGGAACGTCGAGAACCTGAAGCTCTCCGATCGAGTCACGCTGTTGCAAAGCGATTTGTTCGATGGGCTGGAACCCGACCAAACCTTCGACGTGATCTGCAGCAACCCACCTTACATCAGCCAATCCGAGTACGACGAATTGCCAACCACCGTCCGTGAATTCGAACCTCGCGGCGCGTTGCTATCGGGTCCCGATGGAACCGAGATCATCGCTCGGTTGCTCAACGATTCCGTCCAGCGTCTGAATGATGGCGGCCAACTGATCATCGAGCTCAGCCCCATGATCGCGGGCGTCAGCAAGACGTTGGCCGAGCAAAACGGTGGCTACAAAGAGATCCACCTGATCAAAGACCTCGCCGGCCACGAACGCATTCTCTCGATGCAAAAAGCCTGAACCGGTCCGCGCTGAGGCTCTCTGATCATGTTGCCGACAGAGGCCCTCTGTCGGCAAAACACGCCAGCAAAGCAGCAGACATCGGCAAACTCATCATCCCCGACCTGCGGGGAAACCAAACGCTTCCGCGTTGGGTTGCGCTCATGCCGACGCAGGGCCTCCGTCGGCTACAGGTAGTACGGCAATCGTGTACCCGACAGAGGCCTTCTGTCGGGTACAAGTGTTGCAAAGGCGCTGGCCGCGAATGATGAGAAGTTGGCTGCCACCTTATGGCGTCCGTCTGTCACCGCTCCGCGGTGATTCCGTGGCGCCGACCCTGAACGGGGTCGAAGATCTTCCGCTCACCTGACAGCCACGAACCGGCTACTCAGAAGCAACCGGCACTGCTTTGACCGTGTCGCCGATGATTCCGACGTGGCAGTTTTCGAGCAAGGTCCCGGATTCGAAGTACACGTTTTTGGCCGCGATCATGTACTCGGTCATCGCCAAGTGATAGCGAGACTGTGACTCGTTGAGCCGTCGCTGGGCGTCAAGCAATTGCTCCAAACTGATCGGCAACCCCGCCTTGCGGTTGGCCTCGAGAGCATCCAGTGCATCCTTCGAGGCCAGGTAGCGATTCAAGTTGGTTTCCATCTGGGCGTATGCTCGATCCGTCTCCGCGACCACCGCTAGCAAGTCATGGGTGATCTGCCGCTCTTGCTCTCGCAACACCGCCCGTTCACGCGCCACCTGAATCTTGGCATGCTGCACCGCCGCGTGTGCTTGGCGAAAACCAACCGGCATACGGAATTCAACTCCGGCTTCATACTCTTGGTAGTCGCCGGTCCCAAGTTCGTTGAACGCGGAATCGCTGCCCGCCAAATCCTTGCCGAGACCGCGCAGTCGATACGTGGTGACAAGGTCCAAAGTTGGCAGTTGAAAGTTCTTCGCCGCGATGACTTCTAACTCGCGACGTTTGACCAGCAACCGCTGTTGCTGCAATTCGCTCCGCATTCGCAACGCGTCAACCGCCAACGATTGAGAGTCAAAGATCAACGGAGCCGACAAGGGTTCGTCGACAGGACGCAGCAGTTGCCCATCGGCGATCGGCAAACCAATCAACAAACGCAAACGACGCTCCGCCGCTTGAACTCCCGTGACGCCCGCGAAGGTGCCGCCAGAGGTGGAGTTGTTGGTTTGGGTTCGCTGAATCAGTTTGCCCGCGATCGCGTCTTGCAGCTCTGACACAAATCGGTAGTACTGCTCTCTTGCCAAAGCTTCCGCCGATCCGCCGCGTCGGTTGGACGACTTCTGTGCGTCATAGCTTCGCCATGTTTCTAAGCTGCGAGCGACTGCTTCTTGCTTGGCGTCGACATCGCGATAAGCAAAGTACAAATCCCAGTACGCATTGATCACGTTGCTGAGATAGTTGCGGGCGTCTTCGCGAAACTGAGCGTTGGAGATGTCGCTATTCGTCTTCGCAATCAAGACACCGTTGTACACACCCGGCAAAGCCGCTGGCCCGGCGATCCGGTTGAATGCCAACCCGCCGCCCTGCAGCAATGGTTGTCGCAATTCAGCGTGCAATTGCGTTTGCCAGGCACTAGGCGTCAGGTTGCCCGTCGCATTGTTCGCGTCGTAATCCGTGATGCTTCGCAGACTGATCTCCGCACCCGTTGCCGTTCGCTTGGACAACTGCAATACGTAGTCATGCACATCTTGCTTGAACGCGTTAGCACCACCGCCAAAGAATCGGTTGTTGAACCGACGGTCGTTGTTTTGCCAAGTGCCGACCGCAGTGAGCTGCGCATCAAACGCCGAGAGTGCGGCTTCCATTCCAAGTTGTGGATCCGTTTGGACCAATCCGGGGCTCTCATCGGTCGTCACCGTCTCAGGTGCCCGCAGCACGGTTGCATTGAGATCCCGCAAGACCTCACTGTTGCTCATCGCTTGATTGAGAGCTTGCTGCAGCGTCAGGTCTCGGTAATCCGCTTTGGCCAATGCCTCGGGATCTCGTAATGTCAGCGGTGCAATCACCGGTGTCGTGAGCGTTTCCGGCGGTGCCCCGGCGTCAACGCGAGACATGATCTGATCGACATGAGCCGTGCGATTGCCAATCGTTTCAGGCAATGCCCTTGACGCACGGCAACCCAACGAACTGATGGCCGGTGCCATCGTCAGAACCATTCCGCCGGCGCACAAAATCCGCCGAGCTCGATGACCCAATGCCCATCGAACCATCGAACGACCTGCACTGGGTCGACCTTTGGTCACACTTTCCCCTCGATGAATCCGCTAAATGAGGGCGCAGGAGGCACAACTGATGCAACCCGCACTATCCGGATTCTTCGACTGATCGATGCATCGAGATTGAGCGAATCTCAATCAAATGGAGCAGCGAGGGTTTCCAAGTACACCCAAACAACGACGCAGAGACTTTGCGACGGCTGGTTAAACTAGGCAACTGGTTTCAACCGTGAAACCGGCTCCCAATCGCAACCATGACAGCCACCATTCCATCTCAATCCGCCGCGCCGACCGATGAACTGACACCGTATCAACTGTGTCACGACATCGTCGCTCGCACTCGCGCTGACCGAGCGTTGTGGTTCGCGCGGCGAGAGAACCAATGGGTTCCGATGGGTTCCTCCGTGCAATCCGAGACCGCGGTGGATTCGCCCGTCGCTCGCGATTGGTCCTCGATCCTTTCGCATATTCAGGAATCGACCGAGCCCCGAACTGACACGTTCTTTCAAAACCAGCTGGATCGTTATCGCGAGAACTCCGGTGCGCAAACGATATTGATTCTGCCGCTTCGTGCGAAAGAGGCAACCGAAGCGACGTCGTTCTTAATTCTTGAAACGTTCGACTCGTCAGCACAACAAGTCGACTCGGCAGATCTAAGAGCGGACTGGGAATCGATCAGCAGCACACTTGCCCCCGCGCTCCAGCGTGCAGTCGACCAATTTCAAACATCGCCGCCACGCCCCAAACGTCGATTCTCGAGAGCAATTTGGGCGACCGTCCTCGCCGCCGTCACGTTGGTCCTGGCTTTTGTCCAGGTTCCCTTGCGACTCCCCGTGGCAGGCAGCCTGGAACCGATCCACCAACAACGTCTCTTTGCACCGACTGCGGCCCGAGTGGTCACGGTACACGTCGAAGATGGACAACAAGTCGAACCGGGCACACTCCTTCTCGAACTGCGAAGCGACGAACTCGACCTGCAAACCCAAATGGTCGCGGGAAACTTGGCGACAGCGAAAGCAGAACTGGCCGGGCGTCGCACGATTCGATCCGGCCGATCGAACCAATCGAGTTCGTCCGACACATCAACCGAGTCGAGCGGGCTGCAATCTTCGACGAACGAATTGGTTCTTCGAGAACGTATTCGATCGTATGAGAAACAACTTGAGCTACTGCAGGCCGTGCAAGAATCGATGTCGATTCGCTCGACAGTCCGAGGCCAAATCCGACGCTGGGATGAAAAAGAAACCTTGGTGGGACGTGACGTCTTCCAAGGTCAATGGCTTTTTGACGTGGTGGATTCATCCGCCGGAATGATCGCCGACCTGGAACTGGCCGAGCAACACATTGGACATGTCCTGCAGGCCCAATCAGAAAGCCAGCCTTTGATCTGCCGCTTGCGTCTGCGGGCTCAGCCTGATGTCAGCTGGACCGGTGAAGTTCAAGATATCGCATCTGCGGTGCATCCCAATGCCGAACAACAACCTGTCATCCGACTCGGCGCCACCGTACCGTCGACTCTAAAAGGTGTCACCGACCAGTCGATGGGCTCGACGGTCGTTGGCGATGTAGCAGCAGGACGACGCAGTCTCGCATTCGTCCTCTTTCGTCCCTTCTTCGATTCCCTTCGGGAGATTTGGTAATGCACCGAGCAATGATCGCAGCGGGACTTTCACTTGTCGTCGCCTTCCCCGTATTCGCCCAAGACTCGCAACGGACAGTTTCGAACGACTCGCAACAAACAACTTGGATCGGCGATCTGATTGTCACGGCTGCGCAGTCAGGATCGGCCGTCGCCGTGCATCCCGGACGGTTGGTCAAAATTCATGTGACCGAAGGTGACGCTGTTGATCTCGGTGAATTGCTGGCCAGCCTCGATGATGTGGTAGCCAGCCTACAACATCAGTCCGCTGAACAAGATCTCGCGATCATCCAATTTCAAAGTGACCAAACCTTGGATCTCGACGCCGCTCTCGCATTCCTTGAAGAACAGAAGAGTGCGGCAAGGGAACACGACGCCGGCGCAGCGATTCAAAAACGTCTCGCCGAAAACGACATCCGTGTGCAGGCTGCCCAAAAAGCCGAAGCGGTTGCCAAGAGCGAATGGACGCGTGCGGTCAACGCGAAGAAAGATTTCGACGACGCGGTTTCGCAATCCGAGATCGATCAATTCCGCCTTGCTTATGAACAACGAAGTCTGGAAACCCAGCAAGCCATCTTTGAACAAGAGAACGCTCGCTTGGAACAATCGGTCGACCAGGCCACCGCGGCATCTCTGCAAACCAAAATCCGATCGGCCGACGTCGCAGTTCGACAAGCTAAGGCAGCGGCGAACGTAGTCCAGCTTAAAAAAAAGCTCAAGGAGCAACAACTCGAACTGGCACGGGTAAACGTCGAACAACACTCATTGAAGTCGCCGATCGATGGAATCGTGGTTGAGGTTTCGCACCGAGTGGGTGACTGGGTCCAACCCGGAGAATCGATCGCACGTGTGGTGCGACTGGATCGCCTGCGAGTGGAAGGCTACCTGCCCGCCAAATGGATCCATTGGCTTCGTGACGAATCCGAACCCAAGCTGATCGTCGAGCTTGCGACAGGTGAGACAACCGAACGAACCGGCGAAGCAAAATTCATCAGCCCCGAAGTCGATCCACTGACCCGAGAAACTCGCTTCTGGATTGAAGTTGACAACGCCGACGGAAAATTGCTCCCCGGGTCACCGGCTCGACTGTTGCTTCCCAATATTGATCACGGAACAACACGATGAATTCCGTGGCCATCCAACCTCGATTGCGTCCGGATTTGATCTGCCGGATCATCCGCGTTGGGAAAACCTTTCAGTGGGTCATCCGAGATCCCGTGGTATCCACGCGAGGCTCCCACGATCGCTCCTCAGCGCAGTGGATGGTCAATGAGCAAGAATTTGCGGTTCTGCAAAGCCTGGATGGACGAAGAACGTTCGAGCAAGCTCACCTTCATTGCCAACGTCTGCTCGCACCAATCAAACTTTCGCGAGAAGACTTTGCGGCATTCATCAACCAAGCCAATCAAAACACTTGGCTCACCACCGCGTCAGCTGTCGCCACTCAAGCCATCTCGCAAAGTGAAGCGAGAACCCAGCAATGCGAATTGAAAAAGTCTTTTTGGCAACGTGCGATTAAGAATCCTTTGGCAATTCGAATCCCGTTGGTGGATCCCGATCGATGGCTTGATCGACCGGTTCAATTCGTTCGAAACTTTGTTGCAAGGAATCGACCTGCCTGCGTGATCTTTGGCTCAGCGTGGACCGTGTTCGCAGGAGCCATTCTTCTCAAGCACTGGGAGCAATTGATTCCGGCGATCGGTCAGAGCACCGAGGCGTTGCAATCCCCATCCACTTGGATCGTTTTGGCGATTGTGATTTCGGGAGTCAAGCTGATCCATGAACTCGCCCACGCGATCGCCTGCAAATGGTTCGGAGGAAGCTGTCACGAAATGGGCGTCATGCTGTTATTCGGCATACCTTGTTTGTATTGCGATGTCAGTGACTCTTGGTTGATGCAGCAACCTTGGAAACGAATGTTCGTCTCCGCCGCAGGAATCCTGGCTGAATGCGTGATTGGATCACTCGCACTGGTCGCCTGGACTCATTCGATGCCAGGACTGCCGCAAAACATATTGCTGTTTGTATTGATGGTCACATCGGTCAACACGTTGATCCTCAACGGCAATCCATTGATGCGTTATGACGGCTACTACCTGTTGTCCGACGCGGCTTCCGTTCCCAATCTAGCAACACGTTCGCGCAGCGTTTTACAAATGCGATTGCGGTCATGGTTTTGGGGTCTATCTTCGGTTCAAACGGAATTACAGTCCCAACCAACCACGGTGCAAGACGATCGCGACTCTATCGGATTGCTCGCCTACGCACTTGCAAGCACTGCTTATCGCTTGGTGGTCTTCGGAGCCATCGGTTGGCTTCTACTCAACCATCTCGCGTCGATCGGTGCGACCGCCATTGGCATTGTCGCAATCGTGATTCTCCTTTATCGCGTGATGCGAGCTTGGACCGCTCCCATCGTGCGAACTCCATCCGATCTCGCTCCTGGGAAAGCTCGTCGCCGTTCTCGGTTGATGATTGGCATGGTTGCCGTCTTGTTGCTGGCGATTCTCTTCACACCGATTCCTCACCGCGTGAAGGCAACGGCGAAGGTTCAACCGATCCAGCAATCAAAGATCTTTGCATTGACCACGGGTCGCCTGGAATCAATTGCCTCAACGGGACAGTTGGTGCGAGTCAACGAACCACTCGTCAGGCTGTCAGACTGGAAAACCACCCTCCAAATCGAACGCCTCGAGGGCGAGATTGCTGAGTTGGAAGCTCGCCTGAAGGGCACTCGCATGAGCCGCATCCAATCGGACGCCGGAACTACCACTTTGGCCAATATCCCGACCAATGAATTCGCTTTGCAAGCCAAACGCGAAGAACTGCTGACGATCCAAAAGGAATCGGAGCACCTTGAGATTCGTTCACCTCACGCGGGTCAGATCGTTGCGGTTTCGGCCAATCCCATCACACCCTGGCAGCGATCAAGATCCCAAATCGGATGGAGTGGCCAGCCAACTGAAGCGATCAACCGAGGAGCTTGGATCAGCAGCGGAACTCCCATTTGCAACGTCGTATCAAACGATCAACACAAGGTTTCTGTGTCCGTTGACGCATCGCAGATCGGATGGATACGAGAGGGCCAATCAGCCGTCACGTCGTTCCCTTCAGGCACCACATGGACGGGAAATGTCACAGAAGTGGGCACGCGTCCGTCCGAGAATGATGGGACTTACAAAGTCACTGTTGCACTGGATTCAGACAAGCGACCGTTTAATTTTGCTCCACCATCCAATTGGACAACCAGCGTGAGCGTGCACGTTGAGCC of the Rhodopirellula baltica SH 1 genome contains:
- a CDS encoding DUF1559 domain-containing protein, encoding MRSLAPSKLITAPSTNQSPATMRPGFTLVELLVVIAIIGVLVGLLLPAVQAAREAARRMSCGNNLKQVSLAIHNYESAYKKLPPAWTNPGQGSGWSMQARILPFLEEAALSEGVDFSRDYGESYLTIDGVQVPTSSFRVAAYQCPSDPRDNPRFGSSGPQYYKLNYATNEGVWFVLDEATNQVGDGMFVPGRYLGFRDCLDGTSNTMALAEVKGWTPYARDAKHSGTMTMPINTDEICALGGDFKTETGHTEWIDGRVHQAGVTTVFSPNKKVLCEISGVEYDIDFTNMREGKSPPAGVRTYAAVTSRSYHQGGVHVSLLDGSVRFITDSVELELWQSMSTRAGHEVIQIP
- the rpmE gene encoding 50S ribosomal protein L31 translates to MQDGIHPNYQETSVTCGCGNTFTTRSTRPELKIDICSECHPFYTGKLKYVDTAGRIDKFQKKFAAGTYGSLQKKKAKKATK
- the prfA gene encoding peptide chain release factor 1, encoding MSGSIRDILEEKLARFEKLENDMSDPEVLSDGARMSATAREHGGLNRLANQYRTFKRLTDEIHQCVAMVADAEDVDEREMAESEMESLRKERETVWEDLLSLTVGGEDSHRTRCVMEIRAGTGGDEAALFARDLFEMYTRYAEKVGWKTELMDASPTEMGGFKDVTLTLEGDNVFRDLQYESGGHRVQRVPETETQGRVHTSAATVAVMPEPEDVEIDLKPDDYRKDFFGASGPGGQHVNKTDSAVRLTHHETGIVVQCQDEKSQHKNLAKALRVLKARIYEKKREEEAAKQAEARKGLIGSGDRSQRIRTYNFPQNRLTDHRINLTIYKLDQIIAGDLNPVTEALIEYDRDQLRGDMID
- the prmC gene encoding peptide chain release factor N(5)-glutamine methyltransferase is translated as MAETSNDTPWTVMRLLEWTTDFFRKKGSESPRLDAEILLAHARGCQRIELYTSFDKVPEEEQRVAFRELVRRRGEGAPVAQLVGYREFYSISIRVDENVLVPRPETEHLVIEAIDQIKGRLSDRPSPTVLDIGTGSGAIAVAIAKSLPKTQVTAVDISLTALDIAKWNVENLKLSDRVTLLQSDLFDGLEPDQTFDVICSNPPYISQSEYDELPTTVREFEPRGALLSGPDGTEIIARLLNDSVQRLNDGGQLIIELSPMIAGVSKTLAEQNGGYKEIHLIKDLAGHERILSMQKA
- a CDS encoding TolC family protein translates to MVRWALGHRARRILCAGGMVLTMAPAISSLGCRASRALPETIGNRTAHVDQIMSRVDAGAPPETLTTPVIAPLTLRDPEALAKADYRDLTLQQALNQAMSNSEVLRDLNATVLRAPETVTTDESPGLVQTDPQLGMEAALSAFDAQLTAVGTWQNNDRRFNNRFFGGGANAFKQDVHDYVLQLSKRTATGAEISLRSITDYDANNATGNLTPSAWQTQLHAELRQPLLQGGGLAFNRIAGPAALPGVYNGVLIAKTNSDISNAQFREDARNYLSNVINAYWDLYFAYRDVDAKQEAVARSLETWRSYDAQKSSNRRGGSAEALAREQYYRFVSELQDAIAGKLIQRTQTNNSTSGGTFAGVTGVQAAERRLRLLIGLPIADGQLLRPVDEPLSAPLIFDSQSLAVDALRMRSELQQQRLLVKRRELEVIAAKNFQLPTLDLVTTYRLRGLGKDLAGSDSAFNELGTGDYQEYEAGVEFRMPVGFRQAHAAVQHAKIQVARERAVLREQERQITHDLLAVVAETDRAYAQMETNLNRYLASKDALDALEANRKAGLPISLEQLLDAQRRLNESQSRYHLAMTEYMIAAKNVYFESGTLLENCHVGIIGDTVKAVPVASE
- a CDS encoding biotin/lipoyl-binding protein, with translation MTATIPSQSAAPTDELTPYQLCHDIVARTRADRALWFARRENQWVPMGSSVQSETAVDSPVARDWSSILSHIQESTEPRTDTFFQNQLDRYRENSGAQTILILPLRAKEATEATSFLILETFDSSAQQVDSADLRADWESISSTLAPALQRAVDQFQTSPPRPKRRFSRAIWATVLAAVTLVLAFVQVPLRLPVAGSLEPIHQQRLFAPTAARVVTVHVEDGQQVEPGTLLLELRSDELDLQTQMVAGNLATAKAELAGRRTIRSGRSNQSSSSDTSTESSGLQSSTNELVLRERIRSYEKQLELLQAVQESMSIRSTVRGQIRRWDEKETLVGRDVFQGQWLFDVVDSSAGMIADLELAEQHIGHVLQAQSESQPLICRLRLRAQPDVSWTGEVQDIASAVHPNAEQQPVIRLGATVPSTLKGVTDQSMGSTVVGDVAAGRRSLAFVLFRPFFDSLREIW
- a CDS encoding efflux RND transporter periplasmic adaptor subunit; protein product: MHRAMIAAGLSLVVAFPVFAQDSQRTVSNDSQQTTWIGDLIVTAAQSGSAVAVHPGRLVKIHVTEGDAVDLGELLASLDDVVASLQHQSAEQDLAIIQFQSDQTLDLDAALAFLEEQKSAAREHDAGAAIQKRLAENDIRVQAAQKAEAVAKSEWTRAVNAKKDFDDAVSQSEIDQFRLAYEQRSLETQQAIFEQENARLEQSVDQATAASLQTKIRSADVAVRQAKAAANVVQLKKKLKEQQLELARVNVEQHSLKSPIDGIVVEVSHRVGDWVQPGESIARVVRLDRLRVEGYLPAKWIHWLRDESEPKLIVELATGETTERTGEAKFISPEVDPLTRETRFWIEVDNADGKLLPGSPARLLLPNIDHGTTR
- a CDS encoding HlyD family efflux transporter periplasmic adaptor subunit; its protein translation is MNSVAIQPRLRPDLICRIIRVGKTFQWVIRDPVVSTRGSHDRSSAQWMVNEQEFAVLQSLDGRRTFEQAHLHCQRLLAPIKLSREDFAAFINQANQNTWLTTASAVATQAISQSEARTQQCELKKSFWQRAIKNPLAIRIPLVDPDRWLDRPVQFVRNFVARNRPACVIFGSAWTVFAGAILLKHWEQLIPAIGQSTEALQSPSTWIVLAIVISGVKLIHELAHAIACKWFGGSCHEMGVMLLFGIPCLYCDVSDSWLMQQPWKRMFVSAAGILAECVIGSLALVAWTHSMPGLPQNILLFVLMVTSVNTLILNGNPLMRYDGYYLLSDAASVPNLATRSRSVLQMRLRSWFWGLSSVQTELQSQPTTVQDDRDSIGLLAYALASTAYRLVVFGAIGWLLLNHLASIGATAIGIVAIVILLYRVMRAWTAPIVRTPSDLAPGKARRRSRLMIGMVAVLLLAILFTPIPHRVKATAKVQPIQQSKIFALTTGRLESIASTGQLVRVNEPLVRLSDWKTTLQIERLEGEIAELEARLKGTRMSRIQSDAGTTTLANIPTNEFALQAKREELLTIQKESEHLEIRSPHAGQIVAVSANPITPWQRSRSQIGWSGQPTEAINRGAWISSGTPICNVVSNDQHKVSVSVDASQIGWIREGQSAVTSFPSGTTWTGNVTEVGTRPSENDGTYKVTVALDSDKRPFNFAPPSNWTTSVSVHVEPSSLWKRTKHWLATHFRADS